A genome region from Lactobacillus sp. ESL0791 includes the following:
- a CDS encoding LTA synthase family protein — protein sequence MKKINFKSFIQTRTGFFSLLIVLFWLKYLFVAYFDFNLGLSDPYQHIIMWISPLGAAIMLIGIGFYFPKPLVSYIMMLVMDFANSALLFANVLYYRQFSDFITVKTIVNVGKVAPGLGKSAVSLLQLSDCLIWLDLVVIIALLISKKIKIDPKSYGLLTPFTITSLGAFILGLNIFMAESSRPRLLRNTFDHTYVVKYLGIDTYTIYDGIKSAQTGQVTRNANADDLNQILRFTQKNHVPASKQYFGKEKGKNVIVIHLESFQQFLLNLKINNKEVTPFLNSLYKNPHTISFANFYHQVGIGKTSDAENMLETGTYGISDGSLFTSLGSNNTFQAAPQILRDHGYTSAVFHGNVGTFWNRNEVYKNFGYNYFFDQNYFSSDSEDKSGYGLKDKLLFAESIKYLEHLQQPFYTKFITVTNHIPFELKPEDADPTFKTTDTQNQTINNYFETAHYLDQAVKEFFTYLKKSGLYKNTLVVIYGDHYGLSNSDNQTLAPIVGESSDTWNTYNNVQMQRVPFMLHAANLKGQIKHEVAGEIDVLPTLLNLLGIPNENYLQFGQNLLSPHYQPWLVFRNGTVVSKKYVIVGSQGTKGSVYNRKNGKQIVNFTLKEKKEIGHLTKISRKSLKYSDLLNNHNLLRFYTPIGFTPVNPSQFNYLDNYQQMLQIEDKLGKNSTSLYSKKHGSTTSLYKTDASELQDRNEEITQVPESVQNNQLTENKTSKKKKKSYN from the coding sequence GTGAAAAAAATAAATTTTAAAAGTTTTATTCAAACACGGACAGGCTTTTTTAGTCTATTAATCGTTCTTTTTTGGTTGAAATATCTCTTCGTGGCCTACTTTGACTTTAATCTGGGCCTTTCCGATCCTTATCAGCACATTATCATGTGGATCAGTCCCTTAGGCGCCGCCATTATGCTGATCGGCATTGGTTTTTATTTTCCCAAGCCGCTTGTTTCCTATATCATGATGCTGGTAATGGACTTTGCCAACAGCGCCCTGCTCTTTGCTAACGTCCTTTACTACAGGCAGTTCTCTGATTTTATCACGGTTAAAACGATCGTGAATGTCGGCAAGGTGGCACCGGGCCTAGGCAAGAGTGCCGTTTCCCTGCTGCAGTTGTCTGACTGCCTCATCTGGCTTGATTTGGTCGTTATTATCGCCCTGTTAATCAGTAAAAAAATAAAAATTGATCCCAAATCATACGGCCTGCTGACACCTTTTACCATTACTTCTTTAGGTGCGTTTATTCTTGGCTTAAATATCTTCATGGCCGAATCATCCCGGCCGCGCCTGCTGCGCAATACCTTTGACCACACCTACGTTGTCAAATATTTAGGGATTGACACTTACACCATTTATGACGGCATCAAAAGTGCCCAGACAGGCCAGGTAACCCGAAATGCCAACGCGGACGACTTGAATCAAATTCTGCGCTTTACCCAAAAAAATCACGTTCCGGCCAGCAAGCAATATTTTGGCAAGGAAAAGGGGAAAAACGTGATCGTAATTCATCTAGAAAGTTTCCAGCAGTTTTTGCTTAACCTAAAAATCAATAATAAGGAAGTCACGCCGTTTTTAAATTCACTTTATAAAAATCCCCACACCATCAGTTTTGCCAATTTTTACCACCAGGTCGGAATCGGCAAAACAAGCGATGCCGAAAACATGCTCGAAACCGGAACTTACGGCATCTCTGACGGGTCACTTTTTACCTCACTCGGCTCCAACAACACTTTCCAGGCGGCGCCACAAATTTTGCGTGACCACGGCTACACTTCGGCTGTCTTTCACGGCAATGTCGGCACCTTTTGGAACAGAAACGAGGTCTATAAAAATTTCGGTTACAATTACTTTTTTGACCAAAATTATTTCAGCAGCGACAGCGAGGATAAAAGCGGTTACGGCCTGAAAGATAAGCTGCTATTTGCGGAAAGTATCAAGTATTTGGAACACCTGCAGCAGCCTTTCTATACTAAATTCATCACCGTCACCAACCACATTCCGTTTGAACTGAAACCGGAAGACGCCGACCCCACCTTTAAAACCACCGACACGCAAAACCAGACAATCAACAATTACTTTGAAACTGCCCACTACCTAGACCAGGCCGTCAAAGAATTTTTCACTTACCTTAAAAAATCCGGTTTGTATAAAAACACACTGGTGGTTATTTACGGCGATCATTACGGCCTAAGCAATTCGGATAATCAAACGCTGGCGCCAATTGTCGGTGAAAGTTCGGACACCTGGAATACGTATAACAACGTGCAGATGCAGCGTGTGCCCTTCATGCTGCACGCCGCCAACCTCAAAGGGCAAATCAAACACGAGGTAGCTGGCGAAATTGATGTTCTGCCAACCCTGCTGAATTTGTTGGGAATCCCAAATGAAAACTACCTGCAGTTTGGACAAAACTTGCTGTCACCGCACTACCAGCCATGGCTTGTTTTTCGCAATGGCACCGTCGTCAGCAAAAAATACGTGATTGTCGGCAGCCAAGGAACCAAAGGCAGTGTCTATAACCGCAAGAATGGCAAGCAGATTGTCAACTTTACACTTAAGGAAAAGAAAGAAATCGGCCACTTAACTAAAATCAGCCGGAAATCGCTGAAATATTCTGACCTTCTTAACAACCATAATCTGCTAAGATTTTACACACCTATTGGCTTCACACCCGTTAATCCTTCACAATTTAACTACCTAGACAATTACCAGCAAATGTTGCAGATTGAAGACAAACTCGGTAAAAATTCGACATCTTTATATTCAAAAAAACACGGCTCAACCACTTCTCTATATAAGACCGATGCGAGCGAGCTGCAGGACAGAAACGAAGAGATTACTCAGGTTCCGGAATCAGTGCAAAATAACCAATTAACCGAAAATAAAACTAGCAAAAAGAAGAAAAAGTCATATAATTAG
- a CDS encoding MFS transporter — MKEKVVTTKHVLAIIACALMAFVSILTETSLNVTFPTLMKQFHIGLGTVQWTTTGYLLMIAVIMVASSYLNERFSARQLFLTAAVAFICGSLLSATATNFGVLLAGRLISAFGAGFSIPLMFNLVVELMPQNKWGFYMGLTGLVVILAPSLGPTFGGTIVYFWNWQLIFYLVSGLAVVILLLGYFTVEKYHKEKRAGFDWRSHVLIAAAMVIFSLTFSEIGQGLTNIWFWLGLLVAALLLFLFIKSVKNSDKKLLDLAVFKNKTFVCALISYLLLQFINIGTSFVLPNFVQIVNHSSSLIGGLILLPGCILSGILNPWFGHIYDKKGPQLPLLLGTIFCLIASILFTVFARKLTIPLVVLFYGIMIIGRQLAFNNTMAEASKLQPESLHTDATAVFQTGQQYAGSMGTTVMAAIISAWQKRPGNYSVLTAQGSQIAFMVMILSSVIILLSYLKMFQLEKKSGIKLH; from the coding sequence ATGAAAGAAAAAGTGGTAACGACCAAGCATGTTTTAGCAATTATTGCCTGTGCCCTGATGGCGTTTGTTTCGATTTTGACGGAAACCAGTTTGAACGTGACGTTTCCAACGTTAATGAAACAGTTTCACATTGGTTTAGGCACGGTGCAGTGGACTACCACCGGTTACTTGCTGATGATTGCCGTGATCATGGTGGCGAGTTCGTATTTGAACGAGCGTTTTTCGGCACGGCAATTATTTTTGACGGCAGCGGTTGCTTTTATCTGTGGCTCGCTGCTGTCTGCCACTGCAACTAATTTCGGCGTTTTGCTTGCTGGCAGGCTGATTTCGGCATTTGGCGCGGGCTTCTCAATTCCGTTGATGTTCAACCTAGTGGTTGAATTGATGCCGCAGAATAAGTGGGGCTTTTATATGGGGTTGACTGGGCTCGTAGTGATTTTAGCACCATCGCTGGGCCCGACTTTTGGCGGGACAATTGTCTACTTTTGGAACTGGCAGCTGATCTTTTACCTTGTTTCGGGCTTGGCGGTTGTTATCTTGCTTTTAGGTTATTTTACAGTTGAGAAATACCATAAAGAAAAGCGCGCCGGTTTTGATTGGCGCAGTCATGTTTTGATTGCGGCAGCGATGGTGATTTTTAGCCTGACTTTCAGTGAGATTGGTCAAGGCTTAACCAATATTTGGTTCTGGCTGGGGCTTTTAGTTGCTGCACTTTTATTATTTTTATTTATTAAATCGGTCAAAAATAGTGATAAGAAGTTGTTAGACTTGGCAGTTTTTAAGAATAAAACCTTTGTTTGTGCCCTCATTTCGTATTTGCTGCTGCAGTTTATTAATATTGGCACTAGTTTTGTCCTACCGAATTTTGTGCAGATTGTCAACCACTCGTCTTCGCTGATTGGTGGTTTGATTTTGCTGCCTGGCTGTATTTTAAGCGGGATTCTTAATCCGTGGTTCGGCCATATTTATGACAAAAAAGGGCCACAGCTACCGCTTTTACTTGGCACCATTTTCTGCCTTATTGCCAGCATCTTATTTACCGTTTTTGCACGCAAATTAACCATTCCATTGGTTGTACTCTTTTACGGCATTATGATTATTGGACGGCAGCTGGCTTTTAACAACACAATGGCAGAAGCCTCAAAACTGCAACCGGAAAGCCTGCATACCGATGCAACGGCGGTCTTTCAGACGGGACAGCAGTATGCTGGCTCGATGGGAACAACGGTGATGGCGGCGATTATTTCTGCCTGGCAGAAACGCCCGGGAAATTATTCTGTTTTAACCGCTCAGGGCAGCCAGATTGCCTTTATGGTCATGATTCTTTCCAGTGTCATAATTTTGCTGAGCTATTTAAAGATGTTTCAACTGGAAAAAAAGAGCGGAATTAAATTACATTAA
- a CDS encoding glucose-6-phosphate isomerase, with protein sequence MSLIKFDSSKLTPFVHENELGEMQAMVNAVVTELKDGSGAGSDFLGWLDLPVNYDKDEFSRIKKAAKKIQGDSEVLICIGIGGSYLGAQAAVEFLNGAFYGRKKENNPTIVFCGNSLSGSYLYDLIDWLGDKDFSVNVISKSGTTTEPAVAFRIFKDKLIKKYGKEEATKRIYATTDKAKGALKTEADAEGYEEFVVPDDVGGRYSVLSAVGLLPIAASGANIDQLMKGAADARADYGDTDLTKATPYQYAALRNILYRKGYTTEIVENYEPTLRMFSEWCKQLMGESEGKDQKGIYPSSANFSTDLHSLGQYIQEGLRDLFETVIRVENPRHDVTIPGDDKNLDQLNFLQGKSLNYVNDHAYEGVVLAHTDGGVPVMTVNIPDQTEHTLGYLIYFFELAIGVSGYLNGVNPFNQPGVEEYKRNMFGLLNKPGYENLHDDLTKRFAK encoded by the coding sequence ATGAGTTTAATTAAATTTGATAGTAGCAAGTTAACGCCTTTTGTTCATGAAAATGAACTGGGCGAGATGCAAGCAATGGTCAATGCTGTTGTTACTGAACTTAAAGATGGCAGTGGTGCAGGAAGTGATTTTCTGGGCTGGCTTGATTTGCCGGTTAATTACGATAAGGATGAATTTAGCCGCATTAAAAAGGCTGCTAAGAAAATTCAGGGCGATTCTGAAGTGCTGATTTGTATTGGGATCGGTGGCTCATACCTTGGTGCCCAAGCGGCCGTTGAATTCTTGAACGGTGCGTTTTATGGCAGGAAAAAGGAAAATAATCCAACCATTGTTTTCTGTGGTAATTCACTTTCCGGTTCATATCTGTATGATTTGATTGATTGGCTGGGCGACAAGGACTTCAGTGTCAACGTCATTTCGAAATCAGGAACGACAACTGAGCCGGCTGTTGCTTTCAGAATTTTTAAGGATAAATTGATTAAAAAGTACGGCAAAGAGGAAGCAACTAAACGAATTTATGCAACCACGGATAAGGCTAAGGGCGCTTTGAAGACCGAAGCCGATGCGGAAGGTTATGAAGAGTTTGTCGTTCCGGATGATGTCGGCGGCCGTTACAGTGTTTTGTCTGCTGTGGGTTTACTGCCGATTGCTGCTTCCGGTGCCAATATTGACCAGCTGATGAAGGGGGCTGCCGATGCCCGTGCTGATTATGGCGATACGGATTTGACCAAGGCTACCCCATACCAATATGCCGCTTTGCGCAATATTTTGTATCGTAAGGGCTATACAACTGAAATTGTCGAAAACTATGAGCCAACACTGCGGATGTTTAGCGAGTGGTGTAAACAGCTGATGGGTGAATCAGAAGGTAAGGACCAGAAGGGCATTTACCCGTCAAGTGCCAATTTCTCAACCGACTTGCATTCACTAGGACAATACATTCAGGAAGGCCTGCGCGACCTATTTGAAACGGTCATCCGGGTTGAAAATCCGCGTCATGATGTGACAATTCCTGGCGACGATAAGAATTTGGATCAATTAAACTTCTTGCAGGGCAAGAGCCTGAACTATGTTAACGACCATGCTTATGAGGGTGTGGTTTTGGCTCATACCGATGGTGGCGTTCCGGTGATGACGGTTAATATTCCTGATCAAACCGAACATACCTTAGGCTACCTGATTTACTTCTTTGAGTTGGCAATTGGGGTTTCCGGCTACCTGAATGGAGTTAATCCGTTCAATCAACCGGGAGTTGAGGAATACAAGCGAAACATGTTTGGCCTGCTCAACAAGCCGGGTTATGAAAACCTGCACGATGATTTGACCAAACGTTTTGCAAAATAG
- a CDS encoding VanZ family protein has protein sequence MLFLGPLYNWLAQHYATKINHFALIKLTMLAIDKTIFYFLFFAVLRLLWLLVIRKRRTIKSEAGMWAFVFYLILLLMLTTFRDTYFPWQLDFNFTRPLTEINLVFMKETWKLVYAESRIDFFYNSLGNVLCFLPFGFLLPLVFSKKQSFLKVVFLGMILSVFIEGMQFILETGISDIDDVFFNTCGAILGYLLYLLFRQVRKIF, from the coding sequence ATGCTTTTTTTAGGACCACTTTACAATTGGCTGGCACAACATTATGCTACTAAGATTAACCATTTTGCGCTGATTAAGCTGACGATGCTGGCAATTGACAAGACAATTTTTTATTTTCTTTTTTTTGCGGTGCTGCGGCTGTTGTGGCTGCTTGTTATCAGAAAAAGACGAACAATTAAGTCGGAAGCGGGGATGTGGGCCTTTGTTTTTTACCTAATTCTGCTTTTAATGTTAACGACTTTTCGCGATACCTACTTTCCTTGGCAGCTGGATTTTAATTTTACGCGGCCGCTGACGGAAATCAATCTGGTCTTTATGAAGGAAACTTGGAAACTGGTCTATGCTGAAAGTCGCATTGATTTTTTCTATAATTCCTTAGGCAATGTCCTATGTTTTCTTCCGTTTGGCTTTTTGCTGCCGCTGGTTTTCTCAAAGAAGCAGAGCTTTCTGAAGGTTGTTTTTCTGGGGATGATCCTGTCAGTATTTATTGAAGGGATGCAGTTTATTCTGGAAACAGGGATTAGTGACATTGACGACGTCTTTTTTAACACATGTGGGGCGATCCTGGGATACTTGCTATATTTGCTTTTCCGGCAAGTTAGAAAGATTTTCTAA
- a CDS encoding serine hydrolase — protein MIDYSATQTLIEAMVSERIVPGVNYAFIRGKQTFTSTIGFASIYPQVTQLSPFAEYDLASLTKVLATENILLKLYDQGKINFTDPLDKFIPEFKDPRVRLFHLLTHTSGIRGWIPHRDQLSHDKLINAIISLPVTNEFTSKMRYADTNFILLGLVVKNIFRQPVQQVAMREVFKPMGLTQTSFTPKKEHCIPTALVNGNVLQGIAHDPKARQLGFDCGSAGLFSSMNDLIKISKGYLGLDKRILPFSQNLVSELFDNKNARALKPRSWGWDLRFDPRHRYPIILHTGFTGTMMILDRIKQSGLILLTNRVHPTGHNLAFLAIREKIIQSFLRENDN, from the coding sequence ATGATTGACTACTCCGCAACCCAAACTTTAATTGAAGCAATGGTCTCCGAAAGAATTGTTCCCGGGGTCAATTACGCCTTTATCAGGGGAAAGCAAACCTTCACTTCCACTATTGGCTTTGCCAGTATTTATCCTCAAGTCACACAATTAAGCCCATTTGCGGAATATGATTTGGCTAGCTTAACCAAGGTTCTTGCAACCGAAAATATTTTGTTAAAGCTTTACGATCAAGGAAAAATTAATTTTACTGACCCGCTCGATAAGTTTATCCCAGAATTTAAAGATCCACGTGTGCGGCTGTTTCACCTGCTGACCCACACCAGCGGTATTCGCGGCTGGATTCCCCACCGTGACCAATTAAGTCATGATAAGCTAATTAACGCCATTATCAGTTTGCCCGTGACCAACGAATTTACAAGCAAAATGCGTTATGCCGACACCAATTTTATTCTTTTGGGCTTAGTTGTTAAAAACATTTTTCGGCAACCGGTTCAACAAGTGGCAATGAGAGAGGTTTTTAAACCGATGGGACTCACACAAACGTCCTTTACACCTAAAAAAGAGCACTGCATCCCCACGGCTCTAGTCAATGGTAACGTTTTACAGGGAATTGCGCACGATCCCAAGGCCAGACAGCTAGGATTTGATTGCGGTTCTGCTGGGCTATTTTCCTCCATGAATGACCTAATTAAAATCAGCAAGGGCTACTTGGGCCTTGATAAAAGAATTCTGCCCTTCAGCCAAAACTTGGTGAGTGAGCTATTTGATAATAAAAACGCCCGCGCACTAAAACCGCGTTCATGGGGCTGGGATCTGCGTTTTGATCCGAGGCACAGATATCCCATCATTTTGCACACAGGATTTACCGGTACAATGATGATTTTAGACAGAATTAAACAATCCGGCTTAATTCTTCTGACCAATCGCGTACATCCCACCGGCCACAATCTGGCCTTTTTGGCAATCCGGGAAAAAATCATTCAAAGTTTTCTCAGGGAAAACGACAATTAA
- a CDS encoding alpha/beta hydrolase — translation MGFYDETRVEKVESNTPGLKLSVRTNLADYPQANLIIVHGLAEFSGRYDRIASYFVKQGYNVFRYDQLGHGESDGERGYLSSPDDLSENLTVIVNLVKKRYPNLSLFVLGHSMGGETVLLHAAKHPHTVDGYIATDPASVCIHSELGSEMIDGDPKKLVPNELGDGLNTDQRVIDKYNASEMNLHEITIGIYNNAIYKGALYLRDNLQNIVDPILLMQGLEDGIISYKDSMEVYPKMSSKDKEFHVYPFLHHEILNEPSRNEELFAEIEEWLHKRIY, via the coding sequence ATGGGTTTTTACGATGAAACAAGAGTTGAAAAGGTTGAATCAAATACACCGGGGCTGAAGTTGTCAGTTCGTACCAATTTGGCAGATTATCCGCAGGCTAACTTGATAATTGTTCACGGTTTGGCAGAATTTTCCGGCAGGTATGACCGCATTGCCAGCTATTTTGTAAAACAGGGCTATAATGTTTTCCGCTATGACCAATTAGGTCACGGAGAATCAGATGGAGAGCGGGGTTATTTGTCTTCGCCTGATGATCTTTCAGAAAACTTGACAGTAATTGTCAACTTAGTTAAAAAGCGCTACCCTAATTTGTCCCTGTTTGTTTTGGGACACAGCATGGGCGGTGAGACGGTTTTGCTGCACGCTGCTAAGCATCCGCATACCGTTGACGGCTATATTGCTACCGATCCTGCTTCCGTTTGTATTCATTCGGAACTTGGTTCAGAGATGATTGATGGTGATCCGAAAAAGCTGGTACCAAATGAATTGGGTGATGGCTTAAACACGGACCAGCGGGTAATTGATAAGTACAATGCTAGTGAAATGAACCTGCATGAAATCACAATCGGAATTTACAATAACGCAATTTACAAGGGTGCGCTCTATTTGCGCGATAATCTGCAAAACATCGTTGACCCGATTTTATTAATGCAGGGCTTGGAAGATGGGATAATTTCTTACAAGGATTCGATGGAGGTTTATCCTAAGATGTCATCAAAGGATAAGGAATTTCATGTTTACCCGTTTTTGCACCACGAGATTTTGAACGAGCCAAGCCGCAATGAAGAACTGTTTGCGGAAATTGAAGAGTGGCTCCACAAGCGGATTTATTAA